A genome region from Clostridium sp. JN-9 includes the following:
- a CDS encoding indolepyruvate oxidoreductase subunit beta: MDKVKSVLFVGVGGQGTILASKILTLGLLNNGYDVKMSEIHGMAQRGGSVSTQVRFGQKVYSPLIEKGTADVIVAFEKSEAARWLPYLKKDGYLVINDYEIYPVPVLIGAEKYPEDVNAKLKATVSNTVIIDAAEEAKKLGNIKAQNVVLLGALIKVLGLSSINWNKIIEQTVPAKAIELNKKALVKGMEA, translated from the coding sequence ATGGATAAGGTTAAAAGTGTACTTTTTGTAGGCGTTGGAGGACAGGGGACCATATTAGCATCAAAGATACTTACACTGGGATTATTAAATAACGGCTATGATGTTAAAATGTCAGAAATTCATGGAATGGCTCAAAGGGGAGGCAGCGTATCAACACAGGTTCGATTTGGACAGAAGGTATATTCACCTCTCATAGAAAAGGGAACAGCAGATGTAATTGTGGCTTTTGAAAAAAGTGAAGCTGCCAGATGGCTTCCATATTTAAAAAAGGATGGTTATTTAGTAATAAATGATTATGAAATATATCCTGTTCCAGTTCTAATAGGAGCAGAAAAGTATCCAGAAGATGTAAATGCAAAACTTAAAGCTACTGTAAGCAATACTGTAATAATAGATGCAGCTGAAGAGGCAAAAAAGCTTGGTAATATTAAAGCACAAAATGTTGTACTCTTAGGTGCTCTCATAAAAGTTCTTGGGCTTAGCAGTATAAACTGGAATAAAATAATAGAGCAGACAGTACCTGCAAAGGCTATTGAATTAAACAAAAAGGCATTAGTAAAAGGCATGGAAGCATAA